One part of the Spiroplasma turonicum genome encodes these proteins:
- a CDS encoding AAA family ATPase, with product MIFLKRIDAIGFKSFAEEIKLDFDYSMTGIVGPNGSGKSNINDAIMWALGEQSYKTLRGDSMEDIVFSGSSERKALNLAEVTLVFDNSNRNFSSLDFNEVSITRKYFRSTKESEYYINNSRVRLKDIQDVALETGLTKSSLAIISQGSISNFVESKPEDRRKLFDEAAGVARYKKRKDEAIRKLSRTQDNLDRINDIINEIERKLPSLKKQSKKAIEYNEAFNELKSIEVSVLLSDIKFYGSKIEELENEKVNLKTEMELLQKTFHKNNIEYNQLINTSESNDKDLSKLNKEFTKVVEKISELKVAKITLESKKENINIDDSEYKVSEIKHKAKSLEIEIDSEEGRLASLLKEKHEKKILLDNLSAERYKLNNEQEYLSKVISKLEIQIENMIAKKNSLENLFDGVKNVLENKNILPGVEGTVSEFIKVKPEHEVALSTALQNNMQNIIVKNTNSVKVAIEFLKSNNGGYATFLPLDTLRANYINEETKFIIKKTNGFIGFGNELAIIDKKFKIVLDYLLSNYLIVDSFENAVNISKITNSKFHVITLDGQRILPYGAIVGGSKKNKSINLFDTSKLEELQKEKDHNNEKVINLQSKIVSLSESIDIQREHHNEIQASIATSKKTSESLEKELNKIKNEFRILTGKDLTNDEVEFKSVDEQLIKLMEQISLENNNKAKIEQDINVIRSLKDQGTQKQNDLFKKLEVDRNMLSVLKEKMLTINSDRNLLKEKEFNAKNRLAQDYNLTLENALKIKETIIENESVVREKIKELRAKINSLGNVNIDSIEEYENENSRYETYLSQSNEISESIKNLKDAIVDMDHQMVEQFKKIISDVNKVLPETFATLFGGGTASIIYTEPNDILNTGIDLKLSPPGKKISNLNLLSGGEKSMVALSVLFSILKVRPIPLVILDEVEAPLDIANVERFAKYIKTFVNNTQFLIVTHRIGTMENCDKLFGATMEQKGITKIVQIKLVDAKKITNSN from the coding sequence ATGATATTTTTAAAAAGAATTGATGCTATTGGCTTTAAGTCTTTTGCTGAAGAAATTAAATTGGATTTTGACTATTCTATGACAGGAATTGTTGGACCTAATGGTAGTGGTAAATCTAATATTAATGATGCAATTATGTGAGCATTGGGTGAACAATCTTACAAAACACTTCGTGGAGATTCAATGGAAGACATTGTATTTTCTGGAAGTAGTGAAAGAAAAGCTTTAAACTTAGCAGAAGTGACTCTTGTATTTGATAACTCTAATAGAAACTTTAGTTCATTGGATTTTAATGAAGTTTCTATAACAAGAAAGTATTTTAGAAGTACTAAAGAATCTGAATACTATATTAATAATTCGCGTGTTAGGTTAAAAGATATTCAAGATGTTGCACTTGAAACTGGTCTTACAAAATCAAGTTTAGCAATAATATCACAAGGTTCTATAAGTAATTTTGTTGAATCAAAACCTGAAGATAGAAGAAAACTATTTGATGAAGCCGCTGGTGTAGCGCGATACAAAAAAAGAAAAGATGAAGCGATACGCAAACTTTCTAGAACACAAGATAACTTAGACAGAATAAATGACATAATAAATGAAATTGAACGTAAATTACCAAGTCTTAAAAAGCAATCTAAAAAAGCAATAGAATATAATGAAGCTTTTAATGAATTGAAATCAATAGAGGTTTCAGTTTTATTAAGTGATATAAAATTTTATGGTTCTAAAATTGAAGAACTTGAAAATGAAAAAGTTAATTTAAAAACGGAAATGGAATTATTACAAAAAACATTTCATAAGAATAATATTGAATATAATCAATTAATAAATACTAGTGAATCAAATGATAAAGATCTTTCAAAATTAAATAAAGAGTTTACTAAGGTAGTTGAAAAAATAAGTGAATTAAAAGTTGCTAAAATAACTTTAGAATCTAAAAAAGAAAATATAAACATTGATGATAGTGAATACAAGGTTTCTGAAATAAAACACAAAGCAAAGAGTTTAGAAATTGAAATTGATTCAGAAGAAGGTAGATTAGCAAGTTTACTTAAAGAAAAACATGAAAAGAAAATTTTGTTAGACAATCTTTCGGCAGAACGTTATAAATTAAATAATGAACAAGAATATTTAAGTAAAGTTATCTCAAAGTTAGAAATACAAATTGAAAATATGATTGCTAAAAAAAATTCATTAGAAAATCTATTTGATGGTGTAAAGAATGTTTTGGAAAATAAAAACATATTACCTGGTGTTGAAGGAACAGTTTCAGAATTTATAAAAGTTAAACCTGAACATGAAGTTGCTTTATCAACTGCTTTACAAAATAATATGCAAAATATTATTGTAAAAAATACAAATAGTGTAAAAGTAGCAATTGAGTTTTTAAAATCAAATAATGGAGGATACGCAACTTTTTTACCACTAGATACTTTAAGAGCAAATTATATTAATGAAGAAACAAAATTTATCATCAAAAAAACAAATGGTTTTATTGGATTTGGTAATGAATTAGCAATAATTGATAAAAAATTTAAAATAGTACTAGATTATTTATTATCTAATTATCTTATAGTTGATAGTTTTGAAAATGCAGTGAATATATCAAAAATTACTAATTCAAAGTTTCATGTCATAACATTAGATGGACAACGTATACTTCCTTATGGAGCCATTGTTGGTGGAAGTAAAAAAAATAAAAGCATTAATTTGTTTGACACAAGTAAATTAGAAGAACTTCAGAAAGAAAAAGATCATAATAATGAAAAGGTTATTAACCTTCAAAGTAAAATTGTTTCTCTTTCTGAAAGTATTGATATACAAAGAGAACATCACAATGAAATACAAGCTTCAATCGCCACCTCAAAAAAAACTTCTGAGTCTTTAGAAAAAGAGTTAAATAAAATTAAAAATGAATTTAGAATATTAACTGGTAAAGACCTTACAAATGATGAGGTAGAATTTAAATCTGTTGATGAGCAATTAATTAAGTTAATGGAACAAATTTCATTAGAAAATAATAATAAAGCAAAAATTGAACAAGACATAAACGTTATACGTTCTTTAAAAGACCAAGGTACACAAAAACAAAATGATTTATTCAAAAAACTTGAGGTAGACAGAAATATGTTAAGTGTACTAAAAGAAAAAATGTTAACAATTAATTCTGATAGAAACTTATTGAAAGAAAAAGAGTTTAATGCAAAAAACAGATTGGCTCAAGATTATAATTTAACGTTAGAAAACGCATTAAAAATAAAGGAAACTATAATAGAAAATGAAAGTGTAGTTAGAGAAAAAATTAAAGAACTAAGAGCAAAAATTAACTCACTAGGTAATGTAAATATTGATTCAATTGAAGAGTATGAAAATGAAAATTCAAGATATGAAACCTACTTATCTCAATCTAATGAAATTTCAGAATCAATTAAAAATTTAAAAGACGCTATTGTTGATATGGATCATCAAATGGTTGAACAATTTAAAAAAATTATAAGTGATGTAAATAAAGTTTTACCAGAAACCTTTGCAACGTTATTTGGAGGAGGCACTGCTTCTATAATATACACAGAACCTAATGACATTTTGAATACTGGAATTGATCTTAAATTGTCGCCACCAGGTAAAAAAATATCTAACTTAAACCTTCTTAGTGGTGGTGAGAAATCAATGGTAGCATTATCTGTGCTGTTTTCAATATTAAAAGTTAGACCAATTCCATTAGTTATATTAGATGAAGTAGAAGCACCCCTAGACATTGCTAATGTAGAAAGGTTTGCTAAATATATAAAAACCTTTGTTAATAACACACAGTTTTTAATTGTAACCCATAGAATTGGTACTATGGAAAATTGTGATAAACTTTTTGGAGCTACTATGGAACAAAAAGGTATAACAAAAATTGTACAAATTAAATTAGTTGATGCTAAAAAAATTACTAATAGTAATTAA
- the ptsS gene encoding phosphate ABC transporter substrate-binding protein, with translation MSKKISIFLISFLIIMVGFWVWTIVTPKNSIVIGGSTSVNPFMQLATKEYSDSKEGLDFVYNSTGSQAGVGGVEKGMYAAGFISKDATNKTLSEGNSFVDLEKTEIEDENAFENIKTNLEDKKNLDKQSSYLTITFALDAIGIIFNSPSYWQQKINNISINDLVNFNLKDNNSLLAKLYEGELTWYEMANRLLMDYTNDVDIDNLKKLNESNTEIGNIKIPTYTREDGSGTRSAFSDLTKIKKMPSSNVVNSNGAMIEQIKVSTGFGYISNGFIQNLDNNGGIFLSGIDNKKLASPLTEGEQPYKFDQDKKQWVIIDDYINNDEFIKADDDKGYTFKRPFICITNLNSNDFNNIFNFFNYLYKANDDSNPFKKEGLVKYFVINDIKA, from the coding sequence ATGAGCAAAAAAATTAGTATATTCCTTATCTCTTTTTTAATAATAATGGTTGGATTTTGAGTATGAACTATTGTTACACCAAAGAACTCAATAGTAATTGGTGGTAGCACTAGTGTAAATCCATTTATGCAACTTGCAACAAAAGAATACAGCGATTCTAAAGAAGGACTTGATTTTGTATATAATTCAACTGGAAGTCAAGCTGGAGTCGGTGGAGTTGAAAAAGGAATGTATGCAGCTGGATTTATTTCTAAAGATGCAACAAATAAAACATTGTCTGAAGGTAATAGTTTTGTAGATTTAGAAAAAACAGAAATTGAGGATGAAAATGCTTTTGAAAATATTAAAACAAATTTAGAAGATAAAAAAAATTTAGATAAGCAAAGTAGTTATTTAACAATTACCTTTGCACTTGATGCTATAGGAATAATTTTTAACTCACCATCATATTGGCAGCAAAAAATCAATAATATTTCAATAAACGATCTTGTAAATTTTAATTTAAAAGATAACAATAGCTTACTTGCTAAATTATATGAAGGGGAATTGACTTGATATGAAATGGCAAACAGACTTCTTATGGATTATACAAACGATGTTGATATTGATAATTTAAAAAAATTAAATGAAAGCAACACTGAAATTGGAAACATTAAAATACCTACTTATACAAGAGAAGATGGTTCAGGTACTAGAAGTGCATTTTCTGATTTAACTAAAATTAAAAAAATGCCTAGTTCTAATGTTGTTAATTCAAATGGTGCAATGATAGAACAAATAAAAGTTTCTACAGGTTTTGGTTATATTTCAAATGGATTTATTCAAAACTTGGATAATAATGGTGGAATATTTTTATCAGGGATTGATAATAAAAAACTAGCATCTCCATTAACAGAAGGTGAACAACCTTATAAATTTGATCAAGATAAAAAACAGTGGGTCATAATAGATGATTACATTAATAATGATGAATTTATTAAAGCAGATGATGATAAGGGTTATACATTTAAAAGGCCTTTTATATGTATAACTAATTTAAATAGTAATGACTTCAACAACATATTTAATTTCTTTAATTATTTATACAAAGCTAACGATGATAGCAATCCTTTTAAAAAAGAAGGATTAGTTAAATATTTTGTAATTAATGACATTAAAGCTTAA
- the pstA gene encoding phosphate ABC transporter permease PstA, with translation MKEKIKTMKRYKSKSKKIDIASKNLIIFMTTIVIFILAILVSFILYKSVNFFKDFSFFKFIFSGDWAPGKDGASDASYGIGRIILSTLMMLLISLLFAIPLTIFSSLFICEYLSGRLKKFVILFIQLLAGIPSVVFGLFAIDQIGPMFIRMGAPTGANMMTASLTLSFMALPTMIALSINAIEAVPVGHKYASLALGMTKERTTFSVILVSATPKIITAIITGIARIIGETMAVILIAGNSAKGLNVDDGITGFLFSSIKTLAGTIGLEMLENNGLTHESSLYAIGLVLFIVVILINFLIIAIGNIGNRKRNKHKKNKKFASSDYNKNYSYDPHKLDVLVKTNTESRLSKKVHSTILRGFMITSTAIIIGFISWILITVVAKGLVNFDSKAFVEISGQRSGIFALLLTTILLIVSTIIFAIPLSMFIAIYLAEYAHKDSKFASTIRFCINVLASTPSIVFGVFGLSLFVTAMGLPMSIFAASLTMTIVIMPMMITSFEDSITSVPTLYKEAAYGLGMSKTGVVIKVILPNALKGFMTTIILSVSRIIGESAPVYLTLGTAVRMPTDGFFSSGATLTTEIYMLASEGSSAELLGVAYQIAFVTIILVLGLIFLSRYISNKLDPLFEKVTFKQKIIRIYSSIFKFNYRKWFAKLYKNIRRRFKKLIRALSFKTIKINYKNRKIRKKVIKDIIKDAKKNSISN, from the coding sequence ATGAAAGAAAAAATTAAAACAATGAAAAGGTATAAATCTAAATCAAAAAAAATAGATATAGCTTCTAAAAATTTGATAATATTTATGACCACAATTGTTATATTTATATTAGCCATTTTAGTCTCGTTTATATTATATAAATCAGTAAATTTCTTTAAAGATTTTTCATTCTTCAAATTTATTTTTTCTGGAGATTGAGCACCTGGTAAAGATGGTGCTAGTGACGCTAGTTATGGAATAGGAAGAATAATATTATCAACATTAATGATGTTATTAATATCACTATTATTTGCCATACCATTGACAATATTTAGTTCTTTATTTATCTGTGAATATCTTAGTGGTCGACTAAAAAAATTTGTAATTTTATTTATTCAACTATTAGCTGGTATTCCTTCAGTTGTATTTGGGCTATTTGCAATAGATCAAATTGGTCCTATGTTTATAAGAATGGGTGCACCAACAGGTGCTAATATGATGACCGCAAGTTTAACTTTGTCTTTTATGGCTCTACCAACAATGATTGCTTTATCAATTAATGCAATTGAAGCAGTTCCTGTGGGTCATAAATATGCTTCACTTGCTCTTGGAATGACAAAAGAAAGAACCACATTTAGTGTCATCCTTGTTTCAGCAACTCCCAAAATAATAACTGCAATAATAACTGGTATTGCAAGAATAATTGGAGAGACAATGGCTGTAATTTTAATTGCAGGTAACTCTGCAAAGGGATTAAATGTAGATGATGGGATAACAGGATTTTTATTCTCATCAATTAAAACATTAGCTGGTACCATTGGTCTAGAAATGTTAGAAAATAATGGATTAACACATGAGTCTTCATTATATGCAATAGGATTAGTATTATTCATTGTTGTTATTCTTATAAACTTTTTAATTATTGCAATAGGTAATATTGGAAATAGAAAAAGAAATAAGCATAAAAAAAATAAAAAGTTTGCTTCATCAGATTATAATAAAAACTACAGTTATGACCCTCATAAACTTGATGTTCTTGTAAAAACAAATACTGAATCTAGATTATCAAAAAAAGTGCATAGTACAATACTTCGTGGTTTTATGATTACATCAACGGCTATAATAATTGGATTTATATCATGGATTTTGATAACAGTCGTTGCTAAAGGATTGGTTAATTTTGATTCAAAAGCGTTTGTAGAAATAAGTGGACAACGTTCAGGAATTTTCGCTTTATTGCTAACAACAATTTTATTAATTGTTTCTACAATAATATTTGCAATTCCATTATCGATGTTTATTGCAATTTATTTAGCAGAATATGCTCATAAAGATAGTAAATTTGCAAGCACAATAAGATTTTGTATAAATGTTCTAGCATCTACTCCAAGTATTGTATTCGGAGTTTTTGGATTAAGTTTGTTCGTAACTGCAATGGGATTACCTATGTCTATCTTTGCCGCAAGTTTAACAATGACAATTGTTATAATGCCTATGATGATTACTTCATTTGAAGATTCGATAACTTCAGTACCTACTTTATATAAAGAAGCTGCATATGGTTTAGGTATGTCTAAGACTGGCGTTGTTATAAAAGTTATATTGCCAAATGCTTTAAAAGGATTTATGACAACTATTATCCTATCAGTATCTAGAATAATCGGTGAATCTGCTCCAGTTTACCTTACATTAGGTACTGCTGTAAGAATGCCGACTGATGGTTTCTTCTCATCTGGAGCAACATTAACAACTGAAATATATATGCTTGCATCAGAAGGAAGTTCTGCAGAACTTTTAGGTGTAGCATACCAAATAGCTTTTGTAACCATAATTCTAGTTTTAGGTCTTATATTCCTAAGTAGATATATTAGTAATAAATTAGATCCACTTTTTGAAAAAGTTACATTTAAACAAAAAATAATAAGAATTTATTCGTCTATTTTTAAATTTAATTACAGAAAATGATTTGCTAAATTATATAAAAATATTAGAAGAAGATTTAAAAAACTTATTAGAGCATTGAGCTTTAAAACTATTAAAATAAATTATAAGAACCGTAAAATAAGAAAAAAAGTTATTAAAGATATTATTAAAGATGCTAAAAAAAATAGCATCTCTAATTAA
- the pstB gene encoding phosphate ABC transporter ATP-binding protein PstB, translated as MSKLKENKTVIVDEELNQEVLKELSEDKIYSKIVQNTPINKRQEVIKIKDFNFYYNHSKQALKNINMGIKENTVVALIGPSGCGKSTLIRSINRMNDLVGNIYLDGQIEVNDIKIYEKGVDVVQLRTNVGMVFQKANPFPISIYDNVAFGPRNQGVKDKNALNQIVEDSLKKAALWDDVKDYLRDSALSLSGGQQQRLCIARAIAMKPKILLMDEPTSALDPIATLKVEELILKLKKDFTIVIVTHSMAQATRVSDYTAFFLNGELIEYDRTKKIFTNPKNKKTEDYISGRFG; from the coding sequence ATGTCAAAGTTAAAAGAAAATAAAACAGTTATTGTTGATGAAGAATTAAATCAAGAAGTTTTAAAAGAACTTTCAGAAGATAAGATTTATTCTAAAATCGTTCAAAATACACCAATTAATAAAAGACAAGAAGTTATAAAGATAAAGGATTTTAATTTCTATTATAATCATTCTAAACAAGCTTTAAAAAATATTAATATGGGTATAAAAGAAAATACTGTAGTCGCTTTGATAGGTCCTTCTGGGTGTGGTAAATCAACCTTAATTAGATCTATTAATAGAATGAATGATTTAGTTGGTAACATTTATCTTGATGGTCAAATAGAAGTTAATGACATTAAAATTTATGAAAAAGGTGTTGATGTTGTTCAACTAAGAACAAATGTAGGGATGGTATTTCAAAAGGCAAATCCATTCCCTATCTCAATTTATGATAATGTTGCATTTGGACCAAGGAATCAAGGTGTAAAAGACAAAAATGCTCTTAATCAAATAGTTGAAGATTCTCTTAAAAAAGCAGCTCTATGAGATGATGTAAAAGATTATTTAAGAGACTCTGCACTAAGTTTAAGTGGTGGACAACAACAAAGATTATGTATTGCAAGAGCAATTGCAATGAAGCCAAAAATTTTATTAATGGATGAACCAACTAGTGCTTTAGACCCAATTGCTACTTTAAAAGTTGAAGAGTTAATATTAAAATTAAAGAAGGATTTCACTATTGTTATTGTAACTCACTCAATGGCGCAAGCAACAAGAGTAAGTGACTATACAGCATTTTTCTTAAATGGTGAGTTAATTGAATACGATAGAACTAAAAAGATTTTTACAAATCCAAAAAACAAAAAGACTGAAGACTACATTTCAGGTAGATTTGGTTAG
- the phoU gene encoding phosphate signaling complex protein PhoU yields MSYNKILDRDIETIKKDLLAIIESTKTQYANTFESLKTKNYEIAQEVINNDIKINDMQNNFTRMALWKIAKQQMVAGDLRLAVGGVLICREVERIADVAKNICYFSLKYKPETIEIQQISKMFDLVNKMLNIILNLVENYTEDQHQKVLQVEEKITDEFNLINKTLAEKILNSKSKDEAEKIITIVKQLKNLERASEQLINIEETVQFIRTGKFEELQEYINKKNEKK; encoded by the coding sequence ATGTCATACAATAAAATATTAGATAGAGATATAGAAACTATAAAAAAAGATTTACTAGCAATAATCGAATCTACCAAAACTCAATATGCGAATACATTTGAATCATTAAAAACAAAAAATTATGAAATAGCACAAGAAGTAATAAATAATGATATAAAAATAAATGATATGCAAAATAACTTCACAAGAATGGCTCTTTGAAAAATTGCAAAACAACAGATGGTTGCAGGTGATTTAAGATTAGCTGTCGGAGGAGTATTAATATGTAGAGAAGTTGAGAGAATAGCTGACGTTGCAAAAAATATATGTTATTTCTCATTAAAATATAAACCTGAAACAATTGAAATTCAACAAATATCAAAAATGTTTGATCTTGTAAATAAAATGTTAAATATTATTTTAAATCTTGTAGAAAATTATACTGAAGATCAGCATCAAAAAGTTCTTCAAGTGGAAGAAAAAATAACAGACGAGTTTAATTTAATTAATAAAACATTAGCTGAAAAAATATTAAATTCTAAAAGTAAAGATGAAGCTGAAAAAATTATAACAATTGTTAAACAATTAAAAAACTTAGAAAGAGCAAGTGAACAACTTATAAATATTGAAGAAACAGTCCAATTTATTAGAACAGGTAAATTTGAAGAATTACAAGAATACATTAATAAAAAAAATGAAAAAAAATAA